GCAGTGCGTAGATGTAATTGGAAGCAAGTACTGTTCCCAGCCTTTCCATTACCTTATTCCAGATCAGGTAACCGAAGAGATTGCTAAAAATGCAGAGACACAGGAAATTGCCGATGACTACGGGCTCCTTGAATGCATTCCAGGGAATGGGGTGGGCGACGAAATGTCCTTCGGCTTCGAGCCCGAAGTAGTCCAGCGCAAAAATAGGAAGGGATGTCAGGAATCCGTAGAAGAAGATTTTTCGAATGGCGAAAAGTGTAGAATACTTGCTGCGGACTTTTTCGGTACTGTAGGCGTAGACCGTCCAGGCTATGGCGGCGCAGAATGCCAGCATGTCGCCGACGGGAGAAAGCTTCAGGATGAATTTTCCGTTAAGCACCACCAGGATCATTCCCATAAAGGTGATGAGGGATCCTGCAATCTGCCGTGGTAAAAGCTTCTCGCGCTTGAAGATGAAAATGCCCACCAGCATGATCAACAGCGGGTTGGTACAGACGATGAGAGAAACGTTGCTGCTCTGGGATATGGTCAGTGCCGTATTTTCCGCCCAGAAATAAATGGTGCAGCCGGTGACGCCGCCCAATAAAAAGAACAGTTCGTCCTTCAGGGAGTTGGAGCGGAATCGGATGTGGCGAAGCCCTGCCAGAAAAAGCATGAGGTAGGTGGCTGCAAACCGGATGGTGAAAATCTGCACCGCGGAAAAACCGTGGTTAATCAGCACCTTGGTGCTTACAAAGCTGGTGCCCCAGAATACGATGGTGCAGATGGCTAGGATGTGCCAAATGGCCATGGATCCGGAGGAATTTTTTAAACCGATTTTCACGGACACAAATTTATGAAATAAAACCACCTTTTTTCTAACTTTCGGTAACACTTTTACTTCCCTGTGGTGTTTTACAGGTATGAATAGGCAAGATATTGCAGACAGAGCAGCTTTTTCCAAGGCTTACGAGACCTTCGCACCCATGGTGATGCGTCGTTGCCTCGCACTCCTGAAGGATGAGGCTGAGGCCAGCGATATGATGCAGAATGTTTTCCTGAGAACTTATTCCAACCGCAATACTCTGGACTTGTCCAGTCCTTCCAGCCTTCTGTGGAATACGGCTACCAGGCTATGCCTGAACCGCATTCGCGATAAGAAACGCCGCGGACTGAATGTGGACTGCAGCGAAATGCTTTTGCAGATTGCTGCCGCCGATGACGAGCTGGAGGCTTATGAATCTGCCGGTGTCCTCAGGAAAATTTTTGCCAGGGAGCCTGAATCTACCCGCACCATGGCTGTGTTGCATTATGTCGACAACATGACTTTAGAAGAGACCGCCGAAGCCGTTGGGCTTTCCGTTAGCGGCGTCCGTAAACGTCTCCGCACTTTGCAGGAGAAGGTCAAGAACTTGGAGGTAAAGTAATGAATTCCAGAAAGAATGGTCCTGTATCGGACTTCGAGATGGAGCGGTACCTGATTGGTGCTTTGCCCGAAAATAAAATGAAGGAACTTCGTGATCGCGAAGCTTCTGACGAAATTTTCGCTGCCCGCGTCGCTGCGCTCCGTGAACAGAATGAATCCATTTTGGCGGATCATCCTTTTGATGATCTGGCTGAGAGGTTGGGTCTTGTGGATGTGGTGGAAAATCGCCGCCCCTCCAACCTTTTTTTCTTGAAGGTGGCTGCAGCCTTGGTGATTGCCTTGGGAATTTTTTCCGCGGTAGCCTTCAGTGGCCGCAGCGAATTGGTGCAGATGGATGCAAGCCAGCAGGCTGCTGGCGCAGATGTGGCCATGGTTAGCGACGCTGATTATGGAACTCGCATTAAGGGCTTGCAATCCCGCATGGAAGTCTGGAAGAAGTCCGACGAGGGCGTGGTGCAGCTTGAAGAAATGGGCACAGCCAGCGAAGGTGACGAACTACAGCTTCGTTATGCGGTTCCTGAAAAGTGCTTTGGTATGCTGATCAGTATGGATGGTAACGGTGTGGTCACGGTTCATGTGGGCCAGGGCGCACAGGCAATTGCCTTGGAACCGGGCAAGATGAATACTTTGCCTTTCGCCTACCGTTTGGATAATGCTCCTCACTTCGAAAAGTTCTTCCTGCTTACTTCTAAGGAAGAATTCAGTGTGGATGAAAAGGAATTTGATAAGTCTTTGAAACAGCCGAACATTCAGGTAATTTCTTTTACCGTTCGTAAGCAGGCCAAGAATTAGGGGAGGAGAAAATGAATAAGACTTTGAGTAAGGTTTTTGATCACGTCATGGAATCTAGCCCGTGGACTAGCATGGTTTGCCTTTCTATTCTGGCTTTTGTCATGCTCTTTGCCATGGTGACCAACGCTCATGCTGCTACAGGTTCTGCGGGTAATGCGGTGCCTGATGTGGAAAAATCCATTGACCGTTATGTCATTGCCATTAGCGCTAACAATGGTGGTAAGGGTCGCCCCATGCTTCGTTATGCTGAAAGCGATGCCAAGGCTTTCGCCGCAGTGCTTAAGGAAATGGGTGGGGTTCCCCGCAATAACATTTTCCTGGTGCAGGAACCTAGCGTTAGCTACCTGGAAAATCATTTTGACAATCTCGATAAGATCATTAATCTGAAGAAGGGCCAGAGCGGTCGCGATGAAGTGCTGGTTTACTACAGCGGTCACGCCGATGAAAAGGGCCTGCGCCTGGGTAACGAGGTGTACCCCTGGACTGCACTGCGTAAGCGTGTAGACGAATTGGGCGCCGACGTGAAAATTGCTGTGATCGATGCCTGCGGTTCCGGCGCTATTACTCGCGCCAAGGGCGGCGTTGCAGTCCCTGCCTTCATGGTGGACCAGAGCAGCGATATGCGTGGCTATGCTTTTATCACCAGCAGCACTCAAGACGAATCCAGCCAGGAAAGCGATAAGCTTCGCGGAAGCTTCTTCACACATTCTCTGGTCAGCGGCCTCCGAGGCGCTGGCGATGCCAGTGGTGACGGAAAAGTGACTCTGTCCGAAGCCTACCAGTTTGCCTTTAACGAGACTTTGCAAAAGACAGAAGCTACCATGGGCGGCGCCCAGCATCCTAGCCGCGATATGAATCTGGCTGGCACTGGCGACGTGGTGATGACCGATTTGCGCAGCACCAGCGCAGGCCTGGATCTTGACGAAAACGTTGACGGTCGCCTGTTCATCCGCGACGCTCACGGCGAACTGCTTGCGGAATTGAATAAGAAGTCTGGCCATGCCATGAGTTTGGGCCTTCCTGCCGGCAAGTACACTATTCGCCTGGAACGCCCGGCAGAATTCAAGGAAGCTTCTATAGTGCTGGCCGAAGGCAAACGCGAAAAGTTGGGTGGCTATCAGTTTAAGGTTGCCTCTGCTGAAAAGACTGTTTCTCGTGGCTCCGCTCCTGCTGATAGCAATGCACTCTTCGAAGAAGGTTCCTCCATGGATTCCCTGGATCGCTATGGAAGAACTAAGGTGACTTTCAACGCCGTGGATCATGAAAAGAACCCGCGTAAGGGTGTACAGATTGGATTTTTCGTGACTGATGCTCGTGAAAATATGATTGGCACCCAGGTGAGCCTTATTGCCAATATCGCTCGAAAGGAATTCGCTGGAACCCAGATTTCTACGGGCATTAACGTAGCCAAGGATATTTCTGGTATTCAGGTGTCTGCTGGTGCAAACGTTGCCAGGGGAATGAGCGGTGGTCAGATTTCTACGGGTGTCAACGTAGCTAAGGATGCTACATTCCAGTTGGCCGAAATGAATTTTGCTGCAAAGTCCAATGTACAGCTTGGTGTAGGAAATATTTCTGATTACACGGATGTGGCTGTGGGTGTGATTAATGCGAACGCTCACTTGAATACGGCTCAGATTGGCGTATTCAATATCGGTGGCAAGGTTAAGGGTCGCCAGATTGGCGTGTTCAATGTCTGTGGCCACTGTGAAAAGACTCCTATCGGTTTGTTCAACTTTGTGGGCAACGGTGTATGGTCTACCACCATGGGTGTCGATGAAATGGGTAACACATCTATAGACCTGAAGTTGGGTACCGCAGCCTTCTATACCAGTTTTGAATTTGGTCGTCTTTTGGATCGGAAAAAGAAATTTGAATATGAAGACCGTTTCCTGTCTGGTTTAGGTTTGGGTACTCAGTTTGGACGCTACGGAACTCACCTCAGTTTGGATTACACATTCCTGAATACTTTTGAAATTGAGGATAAACATTTCAAGAGAAATTCCTTGGATTATGTGAAGGGTGAAACTTCATTCCATCATCGCTTGCGTCTTCACGGAACTTATGAATTCGTCAAGGGATTCGGTATGACCAGTGGTTTTTCCATGAATGTGGTGACCGAAGGTTACACTAGCGAAATCCAGTTGGAACCTCGTGGTGAATGGCATGGAAACTTCGAAGTGAAGGATCGAAAAGTGAGAGCTTGGCCCGGGGTATTTGCTGGTTTCACTTTTGGACGTTTCTAAAAAATTGTAAATAAAGTTTTCATTATAAACTAAGGAAGTCTGCCGACGCTAGTTTGGCAGATTTTTTGAATTTTAGGTGACATTTTCTAGTTGCCAAGGTGTTATACTGTTGTATTGAATGGGTGTTATTTTCTACATTTGGAGCATAGGAATAGAGAGAATTTGAAAAGACTACTGACAAGCCTCTTTATGCTGCTTTTGCTCCCGGTTTGGACGGCTGCGCAAAATGCAACAAGTGACTCGCTGGCTCAAGCGGGCCCGAAGGGTATTCTCTTTAATGGTGTGGTTCAGGACACCGCTTTCGCCGCAGGCGAAAAACTTTACGTTGAAATTCTTGAATCGGGCGAAGCGGTGGAAACAACCGTAGGTGCCTCCTTCTCCGTAGTTCTTCCTGAAGATACTTTGTGGAATGTTTGCGTCACCAACTCCGATACCAGCGGTGCAGAAAAGGAAAAATGCTACGAACTGGTGTACCTGGGGAAGGATTCTGTCTTTAGTCATGTGCTTGGCGATGCGGGGTTGACCGATTCTAGCGCAGTGGATTCCTCGGAAGGGTCGGCTTCGATTGCCACGGCTGCGCCTCGCAATGACAATGCCGGTGATGGCGCGGACAATGGTGAACAGTCTGCTGATGCTGCGAAAAAATCTGAGGATGTTGACGTTGACGCTCTCCTCGCTGCTGGCAATAACGGCAAGGTTACCGAAATGAAAAAGGTGGTGGTGCAGTTGCGTCGTCGCCCCAAGCGCACTGCCGGTGAATCTGTTGTCAGCACCAAGAGTATCAAGCGTATGCCTAGCCTGGGTGAAGCCGATGTGATCCGCAGTATCCAGCAGCTCCCCGGTGTGGTGGCCAGTTCCGATTTCAGTACCAAGATTTACGTACGTGGCGGTGCCGCCGACCAGAACTTGTTCCTGTACGATAATGCTGTAGTCTATTCTCCCACCCATTTCTTCGGATTGTTCAGTACCTTCCTGGTGGAAACCATTGACGAAGTTCAGTTCTACAAGAGCGGGTTTCCGGCCCAGTACGGCAACCGCCTCAGTTCTGTGCTCAAGATGGATGGCCGCGCCGGTGGTCAGGATTCTGTAGAGGAATGGTTCAGCAAGTCCAGTATCAAGATCAGTACCTTCGCTGCCCAGCTCCATACCGAAGGCCACAAGGGCAATGCCCGCTGGGTTGTGGCTGGCCGTACCACTTACATCGGCTACATGTTGGACTTGTTCCGAGTTCTGGGTATTTTGGACTTGGCCATTGATTATGAATTTACGGACCTGCAGGGTGAATTTATCTACGACTTCTCCAAGGATACCCGTGTAAAAGTGGGTTTCTATGTAGGTCAGGATGAACTTTCCTTTGACCCCTTGTATGTGGACTGGGGTAACGTAGCCTTGCCGATTAATTTCTCCCATCGTTTCAATGCGGATTGGGACTATAACGCCACTCTTTTCTTTAGCCGTTTCTATCAAACCATGAAGCTGACGGATATGATCAATCTTGGTCAGGATATTTATACCTGGGCGGCAAAGCAGTGGTTGAATTTCCGTGGCGTCACGAACCACACCATTACGGCTGGCTACGAACTGGAATACGACTGGGACAAGTTCTACGAATACATTTCCACCATGAAGGTGGCGGACACCCAGCAACCCTTCCACCATGTACTTTATGGCCAAGATGCCTGGCGCATCAATGACAATCTTCTGTTGACTTACGGCCTCCGCCTGAACTACCAGACCCTTTCCAAGGATTTCGGTGTCGAACCTCGTTTCTCGTTGGTTTGGAACCTGGATGATCGAAAGACTTTGGAATTGTATGGCGGTCATTACCTGCAGTACATGAACTCCATTATGTTCAGTGATGGTGAATCCCTTAATGAATTCTACTATCCCTCCGTAACAACGTCCAAGGGTAAGCACTTGAAACCTGCCAGCTCCAACCTCTTTGCGGTGGAATATAAGCAGGCACAAATCAAGGATCAGTTCGACTTTATTGCTGGTGCCTATTTCAAGACTCAGAACAACTTGAATACCTACGTCATGAGCCAGGATTCTACGGAAGAAACTTCCGCTGCGGATTTCCTGCTGGCAGATTACTTTGGTACGGCGGAAGGTTACTCCTTGGGTTATGAACTTTCCTTCCGTCGCGAAAAGGGCTCCATCTTTGGAGGCATCAACTGGAGCCAAAGTCTTAGCGTATTGAAGAGCAATGACGGCAGCAAGGCTTATTTCCCCAACTGGCATCAGCCCTATGCCATCAAGGCTGATTTGGGCATTAACTGGAAGGGCGAAGATGGAATTTGGTCCAACAAGAAAAACGGATTCTACTTACGTTCCTCTGTGGTGCTGAAGTATTCCGCCGGTATGCCAATCAGTGAATACCTGGGTTATTTCTACGAACAGGATTTTGTGGACAAGCGTTATTCTGAAAAGGTCCAGGTGGTACCCGGTTCCCGTAATGCCGGCCGACAGACAGACTATTTCCGTATTGACGTGAAGGCTATTGACATGGGCCGTGAAAACAAGTGGAACCTGAGTTGGTCCATTATCAACTTGACGGACCATGAGAACATGTTCTATTCCTACTACGATACTAGCAAGAACCCGCCTGAGTATAAGACTATGAGTCAGTTCCCCTTTTTGCCTGTGATGGTGAACTATGAGTACTGCTTCTAAAAAGATTGTGCGCTTGCTGTCGCTGTTGGCTTTGATGCTTGCGTCCTGTGATTTCCAGGGACCGTGGAGCTACTATCCGGAAGAAACTGCTGTTTACCAGGGCATTTATACTTACGGCTATATCGTGGCGGACGAATCTCCCTATGTGTGCTTCTCCAAGGTGTATAAGTTAGACGAAAGTTCTGCGGAAAACTTCGCCTTCTATGATAGCGCCAACGTGACCATTTCTGGAAAGTTCAGCGATGGAAAAACGGAAGTGGATATGGGACCCGTGGATCGGTATAGTAAACCCAACTGTTTCCACACCTATGTTTCAAGCACCGGAATTCCTGGTGAAAGCTACACGCTGAAAGCATTCTTCAAGTGGGATAGTGCCGGTCATACGGTGGAAAGCGAGTTCAAGGCCGTTGCAAAAATTCCCACTAAGTTGAAAGCCAAGGGTATTGTTCCGCCCAGCATGGGTAAGCCTACCTTTGTTCCCAATGATTACAAAAGACAATCCTTCAAGCATCTGGATTTCCCTTTTGATGTATTGAGTTACAAGATACCTCTGGATTTTGACGAAAGTGTTCGTGGTGTCCTGACAACCATGGGTTACGACAACAAGGAAGGCGGCGAATCCATGAACAATACCATCAACGGAATGATGGGAAGCCTTGTGGAACCCGACTCCCTGGGATATACTGGTATTTCGTTGATTTCCCCTAACTACAATGAGACCAGCCTTGGCTATACCACCCGTATGTCTGTTGGTGGCTTGAATACTTTGGACACCTTCGAATTTACCGGGATGACCACTCCTATTGGCGAAATGGTGATTCGGTTCTATGCTACGGACCAGGCCTATTCCGATTACAGGAATACGGTTCTCCAGGCTCTTGACGATCCCCGTATAAAACCCAAGTCCAATGTTGAAAACGGCATGGGCGTGTTTAGCGGAATGTTTAAGGATTCCTTGCTGATGGAGGTGACTGCGGAGGACTATGTTCCCTTTGACCATATACAGAAGGTCAACTGTGCCAATACCTCCTACGACCCGGACAGTGTAAGTTCCAAGGCCTGCCGCCTTTTAGGTGAAAGCGTATGCATCGATACCGTTCAATGCTTTGAAGGGTGCGGCTACAAGTATGAGGTGAATCAGGAAATGGGCATGTGCTATCCCATGGCCGTAAAACTTGCCATGTCCCTGGATACCAACAAGTGGTCCCTTTTCTTGCCAGATACCTTGGCACAGGAAAAGAAGGACGAGGCTTACGCCGATGGGCTGAAACGCTATTGTGTCGCCAACAATTTCAAGAACAATTCCCTTGCCAAGTGCGATGATATTTATAACGATTGTCAGGTTGCCCCGGAAAAGAACTACTGCAAGAAATATTTGTGGCAATGGTGTTCTGATCGCGATTGGGATATGTTGGAATATCCTCAGTGCGGAACTGGCCTGGTGAGCCGCTATATCATTGAAAAGATGAAATCAAGTATTTTAGATCGCGTTGTGGGTAATTGGTGTGATGAACATCCTGATGACAAACAATGCGCAAGACTTTAAGGATGGAACAAGAATATGATTAAGAAGAAAACCATATTTTTTACTTTGATGGTTCTGTTGTTGTCGGCCTTCGCCTTTGCCGATGTAGAATCCGATATCAAGGATTTGAAGTTGGAAAAGGAAAAGCTGAATTCCGACATCCAGAAACTTTCCAAGCAGATTTCTGCAACGGATTCCATGTTGAGGGCGGATGATAACCGCTATAAGACTTTGGTGAACCGCTACAAGGCTG
This genomic stretch from Fibrobacter sp. harbors:
- a CDS encoding DMT family transporter, producing MKIGLKNSSGSMAIWHILAICTIVFWGTSFVSTKVLINHGFSAVQIFTIRFAATYLMLFLAGLRHIRFRSNSLKDELFFLLGGVTGCTIYFWAENTALTISQSSNVSLIVCTNPLLIMLVGIFIFKREKLLPRQIAGSLITFMGMILVVLNGKFILKLSPVGDMLAFCAAIAWTVYAYSTEKVRSKYSTLFAIRKIFFYGFLTSLPIFALDYFGLEAEGHFVAHPIPWNAFKEPVVIGNFLCLCIFSNLFGYLIWNKVMERLGTVLASNYIYALPLITIITAALTIGEHISAVAIAGAAAIVTGMIMAEYKKH
- a CDS encoding RNA polymerase sigma factor; its protein translation is MNRQDIADRAAFSKAYETFAPMVMRRCLALLKDEAEASDMMQNVFLRTYSNRNTLDLSSPSSLLWNTATRLCLNRIRDKKRRGLNVDCSEMLLQIAAADDELEAYESAGVLRKIFAREPESTRTMAVLHYVDNMTLEETAEAVGLSVSGVRKRLRTLQEKVKNLEVK
- a CDS encoding caspase family protein, producing the protein MNKTLSKVFDHVMESSPWTSMVCLSILAFVMLFAMVTNAHAATGSAGNAVPDVEKSIDRYVIAISANNGGKGRPMLRYAESDAKAFAAVLKEMGGVPRNNIFLVQEPSVSYLENHFDNLDKIINLKKGQSGRDEVLVYYSGHADEKGLRLGNEVYPWTALRKRVDELGADVKIAVIDACGSGAITRAKGGVAVPAFMVDQSSDMRGYAFITSSTQDESSQESDKLRGSFFTHSLVSGLRGAGDASGDGKVTLSEAYQFAFNETLQKTEATMGGAQHPSRDMNLAGTGDVVMTDLRSTSAGLDLDENVDGRLFIRDAHGELLAELNKKSGHAMSLGLPAGKYTIRLERPAEFKEASIVLAEGKREKLGGYQFKVASAEKTVSRGSAPADSNALFEEGSSMDSLDRYGRTKVTFNAVDHEKNPRKGVQIGFFVTDARENMIGTQVSLIANIARKEFAGTQISTGINVAKDISGIQVSAGANVARGMSGGQISTGVNVAKDATFQLAEMNFAAKSNVQLGVGNISDYTDVAVGVINANAHLNTAQIGVFNIGGKVKGRQIGVFNVCGHCEKTPIGLFNFVGNGVWSTTMGVDEMGNTSIDLKLGTAAFYTSFEFGRLLDRKKKFEYEDRFLSGLGLGTQFGRYGTHLSLDYTFLNTFEIEDKHFKRNSLDYVKGETSFHHRLRLHGTYEFVKGFGMTSGFSMNVVTEGYTSEIQLEPRGEWHGNFEVKDRKVRAWPGVFAGFTFGRF
- a CDS encoding TonB-dependent receptor, with amino-acid sequence MKRLLTSLFMLLLLPVWTAAQNATSDSLAQAGPKGILFNGVVQDTAFAAGEKLYVEILESGEAVETTVGASFSVVLPEDTLWNVCVTNSDTSGAEKEKCYELVYLGKDSVFSHVLGDAGLTDSSAVDSSEGSASIATAAPRNDNAGDGADNGEQSADAAKKSEDVDVDALLAAGNNGKVTEMKKVVVQLRRRPKRTAGESVVSTKSIKRMPSLGEADVIRSIQQLPGVVASSDFSTKIYVRGGAADQNLFLYDNAVVYSPTHFFGLFSTFLVETIDEVQFYKSGFPAQYGNRLSSVLKMDGRAGGQDSVEEWFSKSSIKISTFAAQLHTEGHKGNARWVVAGRTTYIGYMLDLFRVLGILDLAIDYEFTDLQGEFIYDFSKDTRVKVGFYVGQDELSFDPLYVDWGNVALPINFSHRFNADWDYNATLFFSRFYQTMKLTDMINLGQDIYTWAAKQWLNFRGVTNHTITAGYELEYDWDKFYEYISTMKVADTQQPFHHVLYGQDAWRINDNLLLTYGLRLNYQTLSKDFGVEPRFSLVWNLDDRKTLELYGGHYLQYMNSIMFSDGESLNEFYYPSVTTSKGKHLKPASSNLFAVEYKQAQIKDQFDFIAGAYFKTQNNLNTYVMSQDSTEETSAADFLLADYFGTAEGYSLGYELSFRREKGSIFGGINWSQSLSVLKSNDGSKAYFPNWHQPYAIKADLGINWKGEDGIWSNKKNGFYLRSSVVLKYSAGMPISEYLGYFYEQDFVDKRYSEKVQVVPGSRNAGRQTDYFRIDVKAIDMGRENKWNLSWSIINLTDHENMFYSYYDTSKNPPEYKTMSQFPFLPVMVNYEYCF